The Polynucleobacter sp. TSB-Sco08W16 genome includes a region encoding these proteins:
- a CDS encoding FAD-dependent monooxygenase — MAEAHSNPRSINPRNPSQTRPVDVVVVGGGIVGKACALGLAQLGLNTVEIAPDLGLAVPSPQGHQWGQRIYAFSPSTQKLLAHLQIWDALDHSRLQAVRDMRIYGDRGEKNDQLHLSAFEAGTHQLAWIGESNLIEHTLDQAARFQNKLERIADAVEKIDVDANGNTLHLKSGGAIHAQLVIAADGANSPIRDSIGISFSEESYLQSAVVANWMCTYPHLETAFQWFLPGGDIVAMLPLPNKQVSMVWSTSTEHAAELLKLNQSQWLDRLSSIANGAIEKQLGELTLNSTPAAFPLRKIRAARFIGPEANPKVALIGDAAHVMHPLAGQGLNLGLRDVAVLLNILSKRESFRPLSDLTLLRRYERQRQGDTSALLWVTDKLKKLFSGGSNTEKQLRNWGLGLVNKSHFIKQRLIERALGEIDFD; from the coding sequence ATGGCAGAAGCTCATTCAAACCCCCGCTCCATAAACCCCAGAAATCCCTCGCAAACTCGTCCTGTAGATGTCGTTGTTGTAGGGGGAGGCATAGTTGGCAAGGCTTGCGCGCTTGGTTTAGCCCAGCTGGGCTTAAACACGGTTGAGATCGCCCCCGATTTAGGTCTGGCAGTTCCTAGCCCTCAAGGTCATCAATGGGGTCAAAGAATTTATGCTTTTTCACCAAGCACTCAAAAACTACTGGCCCATTTGCAAATTTGGGATGCTCTTGACCACAGCCGTCTTCAGGCAGTGCGAGATATGCGTATCTATGGGGATCGCGGCGAAAAAAATGATCAGCTCCATCTATCTGCATTCGAGGCTGGCACACATCAACTTGCTTGGATTGGAGAGTCGAATTTAATTGAACATACACTTGACCAAGCTGCACGCTTCCAAAATAAATTAGAGCGTATTGCCGATGCTGTTGAAAAAATTGATGTTGATGCCAATGGAAATACTCTGCACTTAAAAAGTGGTGGCGCTATTCACGCGCAGCTCGTGATTGCTGCTGATGGTGCGAACTCACCAATCCGCGATTCGATTGGGATTTCTTTTAGCGAAGAGAGCTATTTACAAAGCGCAGTAGTAGCTAACTGGATGTGTACTTACCCTCACCTTGAAACTGCCTTCCAGTGGTTTCTACCAGGTGGAGATATTGTTGCAATGTTGCCTTTACCAAACAAGCAAGTCTCGATGGTATGGTCAACTTCGACTGAGCATGCAGCAGAACTATTAAAGCTTAATCAGTCGCAGTGGTTAGACCGCCTCTCCTCTATTGCCAATGGCGCAATAGAAAAGCAACTTGGCGAGCTCACACTGAATTCCACGCCTGCTGCATTTCCTTTAAGAAAAATTCGAGCTGCTCGCTTCATTGGTCCCGAGGCTAACCCAAAGGTTGCACTCATTGGGGATGCGGCCCATGTAATGCATCCCTTAGCAGGGCAAGGCCTGAACTTGGGTCTTCGGGATGTGGCTGTGCTACTCAATATCTTGAGTAAGCGTGAATCCTTTCGCCCATTAAGTGATCTCACCTTATTGCGCCGCTATGAACGCCAGCGACAAGGTGACACTAGTGCGCTTTTATGGGTCACTGATAAGCTGAAGAAATTATTTTCAGGCGGTAGCAACACAGAAAAACAGTTGCGTAATTGGGGGCTTGGACTGGTTAATAAAAGTCACTTCATTAAACAGCGCCTTATTGAACGGGCATTAGGAGAAATTGATTTTGACTAA
- a CDS encoding DsbC family protein gives MTKFLSVASFVVGLLCTTLLFTEAAQAQADQQLKLDIQKKLGGSAKVRSVTPAPVSGLYEVLVGNEIFYTDSSAKYLIQGEIIELATGKNMTEQRQADLNRIKWSDLNQANAFKTVRGNGNRQLAIFSDPNCGYCKRLEKSLQQLDNVTIYTYLIPILSADSSLKAKQIWCSSDPNKTYIDWMVNGVVPSGKSDCSNPLDKNLAFAKSYGITGTPTLFFTDGSRFPGAAQIADIEKKFASLK, from the coding sequence TTGACTAAATTTTTATCAGTAGCCTCATTTGTAGTTGGATTACTCTGCACTACCCTTCTTTTTACTGAAGCTGCACAAGCGCAAGCAGATCAACAACTCAAATTAGATATACAGAAAAAATTAGGTGGCAGCGCAAAAGTACGCAGCGTTACTCCGGCGCCGGTATCAGGGCTGTATGAGGTGCTAGTTGGTAATGAAATTTTTTACACCGATAGTTCAGCAAAATACTTAATTCAAGGCGAAATTATTGAGCTTGCTACCGGTAAAAACATGACTGAACAAAGGCAGGCAGATCTCAACCGAATTAAATGGAGCGACCTCAATCAGGCCAATGCTTTCAAGACTGTCCGTGGCAATGGTAATCGTCAATTAGCCATCTTTTCTGATCCGAACTGCGGCTACTGCAAGCGCCTCGAAAAATCGCTTCAGCAATTGGATAATGTCACCATTTATACCTATCTCATCCCCATACTATCTGCCGACTCAAGCCTCAAAGCGAAACAAATTTGGTGCTCCTCTGATCCCAATAAAACCTATATAGATTGGATGGTCAACGGTGTAGTCCCTAGCGGAAAATCTGACTGCAGCAATCCCTTAGATAAAAACCTAGCATTTGCAAAAAGCTATGGCATTACTGGTACTCCTACTCTCTTTTTTACTGACGGTAGCCGCTTTCCTGGTGCCGCTCAGATCGCCGATATTGAAAAGAAATTTGCCTCACTGAAATAA